One window from the genome of Nicotiana sylvestris chromosome 9, ASM39365v2, whole genome shotgun sequence encodes:
- the LOC138877407 gene encoding uncharacterized protein: MLVYGTEVVNPVEVEIPSLRIIQEAELDDAEWVKSPYEQLALIDEKRTNTVCHGQLYQNRMSRAFNKRVKPRQFTPGQLVLKKTFPHQDESKGKFSPNWQGPYMVHRVLTGGALILAEMDG, encoded by the coding sequence atgctggtttatggtacagaagtagTCAAtcccgttgaggtagaaattccttccctaaggatcatacaagaagctgagctcgacgacgcagagtgggtaaaaagtccttatgaacaactagcccttatagatgaaAAGAGAACGAACACAGTTTGCCATGgacaactctatcagaacagaatgtccagagccttcaacaaacgggtcaagccaagacagttcacaccggggcagctggtacTAAAGAAAactttcccacatcaagatgaatctaaagggaagttctctcccaactggcagggtccatacatggttcaccgggttctgacaggaggagccctcatacttgcagaaatggacggataA